One genomic segment of Styela clava chromosome 3, kaStyClav1.hap1.2, whole genome shotgun sequence includes these proteins:
- the LOC120342455 gene encoding hydroxylysine kinase-like, whose translation MAPNYSFVAEKSVISILSSLYGLEVESILNIGSYFNVNYLVKTRLSREIQPDQIKYIVKIINTNSDSFFDNIDLQQHLMEHLKMNDVGCPVPLKTIKGNAFVKGHGEDSCYLLQLLSFLPGQSITSVSASVEDLNEIFYNVGIHMARFHQASKTLKFDCSSMSSNFLFRPENAFQICGKIDYVLDKRVKRSIEKHMESFRRNFLPRVHELRKGFIHGDFSESNVIVKKRNPGPKSAQENLWHVTGIIDFEHCHYGYIIGELGISIAYHMTKSVSTPASDIITSTRHIINGYQSMNPLTFVEKELLFDAVVSRLGVSYVSGCYNSSLYPEKKDLFMMQSKHIPQILDILDKMEKKKIISMWFENE comes from the exons ATGGCGCCAAATTATTCTTTTGTCGCGGAAAAGAGCGTGATAAGCATCCTCAGTTCGTTGTATGGATTAGAAGTGGAATCCATTTTAAATATAGGAAGCTATTTCAATGTAAATTATTTGGTAAAAACTCGTCTGTCACGTGAAATTCAACCAGATCAAATAAAGTATATTGTCAAGATCATTAATACCAACAGCGACAGTTTCTTTG ACAACATAGATCTTCAACAACATTTGATGGAGCATCTCAAAATGAATGATGTAGGATGCCCAGTTCCTTTGAAAACAATTAAAGGAAATGCTTTTGTCAAAGGGCACGGAG AGGATAGTTGCTACCTGCTGCAACTCCTATCTTTTCTTCCTGGCCAATCAATCACATCAGTCAGTGCAAGTGTAGAAGAtctgaatgaaatattttacaatgttgGGATACACATGGCAAGATTTCACCAAGCGAGCAAG actttgaaatttgactGTTCTTCGATGAGTTCCAATTTCCTCTTTCGACCAGAGAATGCTTTCCAAATTTGCGGCAAGATTGATTATGTTTTGGATAAAAGAGTAAAAAGGTCTATCGAAAAACACATGGAATCTTTTCGACGTAATTTTCTGCCTCGTGTCCATGAGTTAAGAAAAG GTTTTATTCACGGAGACTTCAGTGAATCAAACGTCATTGTCAAAAAGCGAAATCCAGGTCCGAAATCTGCGCAGGAAAATTTGTGGCACGTCACTGGAATTATCGATTTTGAGCACTGTCACTATGGATATATAATAGGGGAATTAGGAATCAGCATTGCTTATCACATGACTAAGTCTGTTTCAACTCCAGCATCCGATATAATTACATCTACGAGGCATATTATTAATGGCTACCAGTCTATGAATCCTTTAACTTTCGTTGAAAAAGAGCTTTTATTTGACGCTGTCGTGAGTCGTCTTGGCGTATCCTACGTATCAGGTTGTTATAACTCATCCCTATATCCAGAGAAAAAAGATTTATTCATGATGCAGTCAAAACATATTCCGCAAATCCTAGATATTTTAGATAAAAtggaaaaaaagaaaatcatatCAATGTGGTTTGAAAACGAGTGA